In Lacrimispora indolis DSM 755, a genomic segment contains:
- a CDS encoding carbohydrate ABC transporter permease, translating into MKTSKKFKVIMYIILGLVALYFLFPLLWMILTAFKTEAEAQAYPPKFLPDHWLIGNFVTAWKSQEFTRYLFNSLVVTVMTTVGQIISCSLVAYGFARYDFRFKNLLFMILLATMMIPWDVTMIPMYMEFKVFGWINSLKTLIVPSFFGSAYYIFLLRQFLMGIPKDFEEAARIDGANAFEIYSRIFIPMMKPQLILIGILNILTVWNDYLGPLIFLQDRSKYTLALGLASFKGVHETQIIPLMCITIIMIIPPVLVFIAAQKYIVEGKSGAIK; encoded by the coding sequence ATGAAGACCTCAAAAAAATTCAAAGTGATCATGTATATCATTTTAGGCCTTGTTGCCCTGTACTTCTTGTTCCCTCTTTTATGGATGATCTTAACTGCCTTTAAGACGGAAGCAGAGGCCCAGGCCTATCCTCCCAAATTCCTGCCGGATCATTGGCTTATAGGAAATTTTGTCACAGCATGGAAGTCCCAGGAATTTACCCGCTATTTATTTAATTCCCTGGTGGTGACCGTTATGACGACCGTGGGGCAGATCATTTCCTGCTCTTTGGTGGCCTATGGCTTTGCCAGGTATGATTTCCGCTTTAAAAATCTGCTGTTTATGATCCTTCTGGCAACCATGATGATCCCCTGGGATGTGACCATGATCCCCATGTATATGGAGTTTAAGGTCTTTGGATGGATTAATTCCTTAAAAACCCTGATCGTCCCTTCCTTTTTTGGGTCAGCCTACTATATTTTTTTATTAAGGCAGTTTTTAATGGGAATACCAAAGGATTTTGAGGAGGCGGCCAGAATCGACGGCGCCAATGCCTTTGAAATTTATTCCAGAATTTTCATCCCAATGATGAAACCCCAGCTGATCTTAATCGGGATCTTAAATATCCTGACGGTTTGGAACGACTACCTTGGCCCGCTGATTTTCTTACAGGACAGGAGCAAATACACCCTGGCATTGGGACTGGCATCTTTTAAAGGGGTGCATGAAACGCAGATCATACCTTTGATGTGCATTACGATTATTATGATCATTCCACCCGTCTTAGTATTTATAGCCGCTCAGAAATACATTGTGGAAGGTAAGAGCGGAGCGATCAAATGA
- a CDS encoding carbohydrate ABC transporter permease → MKSKGRLRKATPYLFISPWMVGFLVFTLGPLVLSLIMSFFNWSIVSTPSFTGFGNYIEMFTKDPQFYKSLAITLKFAAIFVPLNLITALVLAMLITQPVKGVTVFRTIYYIPAVVSGVAISIIWGWILNGDYGILNYFLSLIGIKGPKWLVDPAWALFAIVMASAWGVGTMMLIFYTDIKNISMDLYEAASLDGASHVAQFFQITIPIITPTILFNVITSLISALQQLTLVLLLTGGGPLKSTYFYGMFVYNNAFKHHKLGYASANAWVMFIVILILTSIVFKSSSAWVFYETEVKEGKKK, encoded by the coding sequence ATGAAAAGTAAAGGAAGATTACGAAAAGCTACTCCCTATTTATTTATATCGCCCTGGATGGTGGGATTTCTGGTTTTCACACTGGGACCTCTTGTATTGTCATTAATCATGAGCTTTTTTAACTGGTCAATCGTTTCTACACCCAGCTTTACAGGCTTTGGAAATTACATTGAAATGTTTACAAAGGACCCTCAGTTTTATAAATCCCTGGCAATCACACTGAAATTTGCGGCGATCTTTGTACCTTTAAATCTCATAACTGCCCTGGTTCTTGCCATGCTTATTACCCAGCCGGTCAAAGGAGTTACGGTTTTCCGCACCATTTATTACATTCCGGCTGTGGTATCAGGAGTCGCTATCTCCATTATCTGGGGCTGGATATTAAACGGAGATTACGGTATTTTAAACTACTTTTTGTCCCTCATAGGAATCAAAGGACCGAAGTGGCTTGTAGACCCGGCATGGGCGCTTTTTGCAATCGTTATGGCAAGTGCCTGGGGCGTTGGTACCATGATGCTGATATTTTATACGGACATTAAGAACATATCCATGGATTTATATGAGGCGGCTTCCTTAGACGGAGCCAGCCATGTGGCCCAGTTCTTTCAGATCACCATACCCATCATAACGCCCACCATATTATTTAATGTGATAACCTCTTTAATATCCGCGTTGCAGCAGCTGACCCTGGTGCTGCTGCTCACAGGGGGAGGACCTTTAAAGTCCACCTACTTCTATGGCATGTTTGTATACAACAACGCTTTTAAGCATCATAAGCTGGGGTATGCCAGCGCCAATGCGTGGGTCATGTTTATTGTAATATTGATTTTAACATCAATTGTTTTTAAATCCTCTTCCGCATGGGTGTTCTATGAAACGGAAGTAAAGGAGGGGAAGAAGAAATGA
- a CDS encoding ABC transporter substrate-binding protein — translation MKKKVLTAAALVTAIAASLMGCSSSDKQNTDGVKSIRFASWDNSKDLDEQQKLVDKFNEAHKDIKVTLEAYGSDFDTKIAAGMGSKDTPDVMYMWNYPAYYEGLEPLDSYIEKEGQAYKDNFYETLWSYNEMGDTVYGIPVGFTTHVLYYNKDIFDAAGVDYPTESWTFKDLEDAAGKLTDPEKNITGFGFKRVPDPYDFEMFLWSNGTALSDDQGNLKDYVNSDPSVQVFSTFQNMEKEGVAVATDKDGTDEMMAGKIAMYINGSWPISSFNDAGLNYGVVEIPMFKEGSPSVSILSSSGLAMAKDSKNKEAAWEFIKYWTSEDLNRARIQYELPVLKSVVQSESLENDVVKGVFYSMLQQSEGYTPTSFKTKNWSEISDSLSTAFENIFNSTVYGDPKTVLDEVAGQ, via the coding sequence ATGAAAAAGAAGGTTTTAACAGCAGCAGCACTTGTAACCGCAATAGCAGCTTCCCTTATGGGCTGCAGTTCATCGGACAAGCAAAATACGGACGGGGTAAAAAGTATCCGTTTTGCTTCCTGGGATAACAGCAAGGACTTAGATGAACAGCAGAAGCTGGTGGACAAGTTTAATGAAGCTCACAAGGATATTAAGGTGACTCTGGAAGCCTATGGCAGTGACTTTGATACAAAGATCGCAGCAGGCATGGGCTCCAAGGATACGCCGGATGTGATGTACATGTGGAATTATCCTGCTTATTATGAAGGTCTGGAGCCTCTTGATTCCTATATTGAAAAAGAAGGACAGGCTTATAAGGATAATTTCTATGAAACCCTGTGGAGCTATAATGAGATGGGAGATACCGTTTATGGAATTCCCGTAGGCTTTACCACCCATGTTTTATACTACAACAAGGATATTTTTGATGCGGCAGGAGTGGATTATCCTACGGAATCCTGGACCTTTAAAGATCTAGAAGATGCAGCAGGAAAGCTTACTGATCCAGAAAAAAATATCACAGGCTTTGGCTTTAAGCGGGTTCCCGATCCCTATGATTTTGAAATGTTTCTCTGGAGTAACGGCACAGCGCTTTCCGATGACCAAGGCAATTTAAAAGATTATGTAAACAGTGATCCATCTGTTCAGGTATTCAGCACCTTCCAGAACATGGAGAAGGAAGGCGTTGCCGTGGCAACAGATAAGGACGGCACGGATGAAATGATGGCAGGCAAGATCGCAATGTACATTAACGGCTCCTGGCCTATTTCTTCCTTTAACGATGCAGGCTTGAATTACGGCGTTGTGGAAATCCCCATGTTTAAAGAAGGAAGCCCTTCCGTCAGCATCTTAAGCTCTTCCGGGCTTGCCATGGCAAAGGATTCCAAGAACAAGGAAGCTGCATGGGAATTCATCAAATACTGGACCAGCGAGGACTTGAACAGGGCACGTATTCAGTACGAACTGCCGGTTTTAAAATCCGTAGTACAGTCAGAAAGTCTTGAAAATGACGTTGTAAAGGGTGTTTTCTACTCCATGTTACAGCAAAGCGAAGGATACACGCCTACCTCTTTTAAGACTAAGAACTGGAGTGAGATATCGGATTCCTTGAGCACGGCATTTGAGAACATCTTCAATTCTACCGTATACGGTGACCCCAAAACAGTGCTGGATGAGGTGGCGGGACAGTAA
- a CDS encoding HPr family phosphocarrier protein, giving the protein MEAFNFKVRVPVGIHVRNALLLSQKTVHYQSNIALHKGNRVANAKKLMDIMILRVRCGDEILFIMEGPDEKEMLNGVREFCEKNL; this is encoded by the coding sequence ATGGAGGCTTTTAATTTTAAGGTTCGGGTTCCGGTTGGAATTCATGTCAGAAATGCGCTTCTGCTCAGCCAGAAAACAGTGCATTACCAGAGTAATATTGCGCTCCATAAAGGAAACCGGGTTGCAAATGCAAAGAAACTGATGGACATTATGATCCTGAGAGTCAGGTGCGGAGATGAGATCTTGTTTATTATGGAAGGGCCTGATGAGAAGGAAATGCTGAATGGAGTCCGGGAATTTTGTGAGAAGAATTTATGA
- a CDS encoding DUF4428 domain-containing protein — translation MVVKVKACGVCNHSLGVVRFKYKDGFVCQNCYRAASRTYTETIRHLDLNELKARCNRNGEQSDFDDFEITDRIGNYILIDGKRKKVCVVNNRLQVKGYRKPEIISLTDIRYCRISCGSSFTWEELQNDEKQKDGHVTSLSLEFILNSSTDSQHIQILSSPIRIKSFAFRKSLDFMKLIVDYLQSNGVECVYA, via the coding sequence ATGGTGGTAAAAGTGAAAGCCTGCGGTGTGTGTAATCACAGCTTGGGAGTGGTGAGATTTAAATATAAAGATGGATTTGTTTGTCAAAACTGTTATAGAGCAGCCAGCAGAACCTATACCGAAACAATCCGGCACCTGGATTTAAATGAATTAAAAGCAAGGTGCAATAGAAACGGTGAACAATCGGATTTTGATGATTTTGAAATAACAGACAGAATTGGTAACTATATTCTGATTGACGGCAAACGGAAAAAAGTCTGTGTTGTGAATAACCGGCTGCAGGTAAAAGGATACAGAAAACCAGAAATCATATCATTGACTGATATCCGGTATTGCAGAATTTCCTGCGGTTCTTCTTTTACATGGGAAGAGCTGCAGAATGATGAAAAGCAGAAGGACGGTCATGTGACATCCTTGAGCTTAGAGTTCATTCTAAATTCTTCAACTGATTCACAGCATATCCAGATATTATCTTCTCCGATTAGAATCAAAAGCTTTGCATTTCGGAAATCATTGGATTTTATGAAGCTGATTGTAGACTATCTGCAATCCAATGGAGTGGAATGTGTATATGCCTGA
- a CDS encoding xylulokinase produces the protein MMDYFLGIDIGTSSAKLIAVDEAGRTVKRCERNYRYSQPSPGWREIWPGVWVDAVEDGLEELLGALDRQQVKAIGFTGQMHTTVFLDKKGKCIRPAIMWNDMRTKDRISSMKDFIAGKEDTRSILRILSTGSPAANLLWLKEQEGENFQKLDKFLIGPDYLVYYFSGEYSTDYCEASTSSLYDTEGTCWSLTMSRLLSLPETAYPPVRGSQEIVGNLTKELQKKFSLPAGVRIIAGTGDNPAVAVATGGLQYRYPVLSIGTSGVLVLSRDKVDREMKGKQILFSLDGKEIHVLVQGVVQSAGGSYNWYVKNILGMDDFDRLTKTVIPDTQRERGLLFYPHLTGDKTIYADPEVRGAFVGLDTNHTKEDLAIAVMEGICFAIKQLVQEMQLTCGELEHLKVTGGGSYSKIWMQILADVLNVSIQQLDGGEGASYGVAIMARNAVLPKEKGAVCGQPVKIRACFMPRAYQAGAYEIKYKKYLKMYDALKMINE, from the coding sequence ATGATGGATTATTTTTTAGGAATTGATATAGGTACATCCTCGGCAAAATTAATTGCTGTGGATGAGGCCGGCAGGACAGTAAAGAGGTGTGAACGGAATTACCGGTATTCCCAGCCAAGTCCCGGCTGGAGGGAAATATGGCCCGGCGTATGGGTGGATGCTGTGGAGGATGGCCTGGAGGAATTGCTTGGGGCTTTGGACCGGCAGCAGGTAAAAGCCATTGGTTTTACAGGCCAGATGCATACTACGGTATTTCTGGATAAGAAAGGAAAATGTATCAGGCCGGCCATTATGTGGAATGATATGCGGACAAAAGACCGCATATCTTCCATGAAAGATTTCATTGCAGGAAAGGAAGACACCCGGTCCATTTTAAGAATCCTGTCAACCGGGAGCCCGGCAGCCAATCTGCTGTGGCTGAAGGAGCAGGAGGGGGAGAATTTCCAAAAGCTTGACAAATTCCTGATCGGTCCGGATTATCTGGTATATTATTTTTCCGGGGAATACAGCACGGATTATTGCGAAGCCTCCACATCTTCCCTGTACGATACGGAAGGAACATGCTGGTCTTTGACCATGAGCCGCCTGCTTTCTCTGCCTGAGACAGCCTATCCGCCTGTCAGGGGCAGCCAGGAGATTGTCGGGAATCTTACAAAAGAGCTGCAGAAAAAGTTCAGCCTTCCGGCCGGTGTCAGAATTATCGCCGGCACGGGAGATAATCCGGCAGTAGCAGTGGCAACAGGGGGGCTGCAGTACCGTTATCCGGTGCTGTCTATTGGAACCTCCGGTGTATTGGTTTTATCCCGGGATAAAGTAGATCGGGAGATGAAGGGAAAACAGATTTTATTTTCACTGGATGGAAAAGAAATCCATGTCCTGGTCCAGGGAGTTGTCCAGTCCGCAGGGGGGAGCTATAACTGGTATGTGAAAAATATTCTGGGAATGGATGACTTTGACCGTTTAACAAAAACAGTAATTCCGGATACACAGAGGGAAAGGGGCTTGTTGTTTTATCCTCATCTGACGGGGGATAAAACCATTTATGCTGATCCTGAGGTCCGGGGCGCCTTTGTAGGATTGGATACCAATCATACAAAAGAAGATCTGGCAATAGCGGTTATGGAGGGAATTTGTTTTGCCATAAAGCAGCTGGTACAGGAAATGCAGCTGACTTGCGGGGAGCTGGAGCATTTAAAGGTGACCGGCGGCGGATCTTACAGCAAAATATGGATGCAGATTCTGGCCGATGTATTAAATGTGAGCATCCAGCAGCTTGACGGAGGGGAGGGAGCCTCCTACGGCGTGGCAATTATGGCCAGAAATGCGGTTCTTCCAAAGGAAAAAGGGGCTGTGTGTGGACAGCCGGTGAAAATCCGTGCCTGTTTCATGCCCAGGGCTTATCAGGCGGGAGCATATGAAATAAAATACAAAAAATACTTGAAGATGTATGACGCACTGAAAATGATCAATGAGTAA